From Gimesia panareensis, the proteins below share one genomic window:
- a CDS encoding winged helix-turn-helix domain-containing protein has translation MSVEIESHQVESIGVVAGLVWQYLDENEPVTLSKLSREIDAPRDLVMQAVGWLGREGKITFHRGSRSKLISLTDT, from the coding sequence ATGTCAGTGGAAATTGAGTCACATCAAGTCGAGAGCATCGGAGTCGTTGCAGGCCTTGTCTGGCAATATTTGGATGAAAACGAGCCTGTTACGTTAAGCAAGTTATCCCGTGAGATTGACGCCCCGCGAGATCTGGTCATGCAGGCCGTCGGCTGGCTGGGCAGAGAGGGCAAAATCACATTTCACCGGGGTTCCCGCAGCAAGCTCATTTCACTGACAGATACTTAA
- a CDS encoding tetratricopeptide repeat protein, translating to MNGSKITELYQQARQLLKDRKVDEAIETYQRIISIKPTEKKAHTGIATVYFQLKKYPEAVEHFKQLSQLSPADASPYINMGAIYNRMGDYKQALNVLRKAVQKDKRSADAFYNMGIAHKGLNQLSMAVTAYKQAIVFDPDMVDAHFNLGNVYLEMKNHAQAHMSFTRVLEIAPQFKKAVNALKILDEETSKEKEGFSPFGRLVDKSTLRKKNVSVSARQMTDEERETDRREIRNLCEEIEQIAESIIQDLKSGVTPSILNLNRCISQGEKHYTELDEVNQTFQKKVKSMNDMRKVLKHRMLELRAHEELMNTIGMQ from the coding sequence ATGAATGGCTCAAAGATTACGGAACTGTACCAGCAGGCACGGCAACTTCTGAAAGACCGCAAAGTCGACGAAGCCATCGAAACTTACCAGCGGATCATCAGTATCAAACCGACGGAAAAGAAGGCCCATACCGGCATCGCCACGGTTTATTTCCAACTCAAAAAATATCCGGAAGCTGTAGAGCATTTCAAACAACTCTCGCAACTCTCCCCTGCAGATGCCTCTCCCTACATCAATATGGGGGCTATTTATAATCGGATGGGCGATTATAAGCAGGCTTTGAATGTCCTGCGGAAAGCGGTCCAGAAAGATAAAAGGTCGGCAGATGCGTTTTATAATATGGGGATTGCCCATAAAGGGCTGAACCAGCTCAGTATGGCTGTGACGGCCTACAAGCAGGCGATCGTCTTCGATCCCGATATGGTGGACGCTCATTTTAATCTCGGTAATGTTTACCTGGAAATGAAAAATCATGCCCAGGCCCATATGAGCTTCACACGCGTTCTGGAGATCGCACCACAATTCAAAAAGGCGGTTAATGCCCTCAAGATTCTGGATGAGGAAACGAGCAAAGAAAAGGAAGGTTTCAGTCCCTTTGGCAGGCTGGTCGATAAATCGACTCTGCGTAAAAAAAACGTCTCTGTCTCTGCCAGGCAGATGACTGATGAAGAACGGGAAACAGATCGCAGGGAAATCAGGAATCTCTGTGAAGAGATCGAGCAGATCGCTGAGAGTATTATTCAGGATCTCAAATCAGGAGTCACGCCGTCCATTCTGAATCTTAACCGTTGTATCTCCCAGGGCGAGAAACACTACACAGAACTGGATGAAGTCAATCAGACCTTTCAGAAAAAGGTCAAATCCATGAACGATATGCGTAAGGTCCTGAAACATCGAATGCTGGAATTGCGGGCGCATGAAGAATTGATGAATACCATTGGTATGCAATGA